The following are encoded in a window of Bdellovibrio svalbardensis genomic DNA:
- a CDS encoding NUDIX domain-containing protein, with protein sequence MKHLFEKILSSRQIFKGRYLKIEQDEVQAPDGRTYVREYIKHPGAALMIPILPNGKVVMVHQYRHALKQVFLEFPAGKRDKGEDSLVTARRELMEETGYEAKDWKFLTTIHPVIGYSDEHIDLYLAKDLTHVEQKLDHGEFLEVTEVDPKDLMQLVQEGKVSDVKTQIAAFWLDKFLRGEWN encoded by the coding sequence ATGAAGCATCTGTTTGAAAAAATCCTCTCCTCGCGACAAATCTTTAAAGGCCGTTATTTAAAAATTGAACAAGACGAAGTCCAGGCACCTGATGGAAGAACTTATGTACGAGAGTACATAAAGCATCCGGGGGCGGCTTTGATGATCCCAATATTACCAAATGGCAAAGTCGTAATGGTTCATCAGTATCGGCATGCCTTGAAACAGGTTTTCTTGGAGTTTCCAGCCGGGAAGCGCGATAAAGGGGAAGACAGTCTGGTGACAGCTCGCAGAGAGTTGATGGAAGAGACTGGCTATGAAGCTAAAGACTGGAAGTTCCTGACGACGATACATCCAGTTATTGGCTATTCCGATGAGCATATTGATTTGTATCTGGCGAAGGATTTGACTCATGTTGAACAGAAGCTCGATCACGGAGAATTTTTGGAGGTCACGGAAGTGGATCCCAAAGATTTAATGCAATTAGTGCAAGAGGGAAAAGTCAGTGATGTGAAAACCCAAATCGCCGCCTTTTGGCTTGATAAGTTCCTTCGTGGAGAGTGGAATTGA